GCCGAGGTCATCAGCGGCGGTACCCGGCGCTTCGACAAGGGCGGGGACGACTTCTACGACCAGATCTCCGCGCTGCACAAGTCGGTACGCGGCTCCAGCCCCGACGCGGCGCTGTACTGGCTGGTGCGCATGCTGGACGGTGGCTGCGACCCGCTCTATCTCGCCAGGCGCATCGTGCGCATGGCATCCGAGGATATCGGCAACGCGGATCCGCGTGCGCTCACGCTGTGCCTGAATGCCTGGGACGTGCAGGAGCGCCTGGGCAGCCCCGAAGGCGAACTGGCGCTGGCCCAGGCGGTGCTGTACCTGGCCTGCGCACCCAAGAGCAATGCCGTGTACACGGCCTACAATACGGCACGCGGCGACATCGGCAGGACCGGCTCGCTGGAGGTGCCGGTGCACCTGCGCAACGCACCGACCCGGCTCATGAAGGAACTCGGCTATGGCCGGGAATACCGTTACGCGCATGACGAACCGGAGGCCTACGCGGCCGGTGAATGCTACTTCCCGGAAGGCATGGGGACGCCGAACTACTACCGACCCGTGCCGCGCGGCCTGGAGATCAAGCTCGCCGAGAAGCTCGCCCACCTGCGCGAGTTGGACCGCCGGCAGGCGAAGAAATGACGGCCCGCGCCAAGGCGCAAATACGCCAAGGCTAGCGCCCCAGCGGATACAGCGCACCCAGGTAACAGAGAGGATCCGCTGATTGATACGTCAGTGCGAGGAACGACGTTCCGCAGCAAGCGCCAGTCAGTCGATGCCATAGTGGGGATTGCACCGCTGCAATCGCAGAGACGGGTTAATCAGATGTTCCACAATCATTTGCGCCTGAATTCAGTTGCGTGTTCGATCCCGCCAGCATTGATCAGCCGCTGTGATCGCTGTGGTAAATCGTTTATTCCGGCCTGGGTCCTGAAATTTCCGGCGTGCCTGCATGCCGCCCAGGAGGTACCATAGCGCCATGAATCAGGTCGCGCGGACATGAACCAGCTGCTCGCCATCGCCGCCGGCGGTGCGCTCGGGGCGCTGCTGCGTTACTGGACCTCGGTGTCGGTGCACGGCCGCTTCGGCACGGCCTTTCCCTGGGGCACCCTGACGGTGAATGTCCTCGGCAGCCTGCTCATGGGCTTCCTCTATATCTGGCTCATCGAACGCACGGCCGCCGCTCCCGCGCTGCGCGCCTTCCTCATGATCGGCCTGCTCGGCGCCTTCACGACGTTCTCGACCTTTTCCATCGAAACCCTCAACCTGCTGGAGACCGGCCAGGCGGGCAGGGCGCTGGCCAACGTCCTGGTCAGCGTGATTGTCTGCATTTTCGCCGCCGGCCTCGGCGTCTTCGCTGCGAGGCAGTTATGAAACAGCTCGATGTCATCTTCGTCCATGTGTATCTGACCGAGGGGGAGGGACGCCTCACCGCTTTGCTGAAATGCCTGCATGACGAAGCCAAGGTCAGGGGCGTGACCGTGCTGCGCGGCATCAGCGGCTTTGGCCGATCCGGTAAACTGCACTCGTCCAGCCTGCTGGACATGTCGCTGGACCTGCCGCTGGTCGTGGAATTCTTCGACGAGCCGCACAAGCTCGAACGGATCATGGCGCATATCGGCAAGGAAATCGAACCCGGACATGTCGTGAGCTGGCCGGCGACGCTGTATGTATAACCCGGGTGCTCCGGCAAGCCACCGTTACAGATCCCATCTCATAATCCCGCACGGGATTATGAGATGGGTTTAGCGTCTCTAATAGGGGATCAGTAACCCCCCCCGCCTTCAGGCGGCAAATCGTCATGCCGGCGTATGCCGGCAGCCAGAGAGACTGCTCCATGGGTAGATCTGGATTGCGGCCTGCGCCGCAATGACGGGGACCTTCATACAGGCGTATGGGCAAGTGCGGTGCACGGGGAGCGTGGAACGCCAGCGGAGTTGTATGTCGGGGCAATCGGCCGGGTGGCCGATCGATCCGGCTTTCAGCCGTAACCTGAAGCCACCGGCTTTAGCCGGTGGAGTATTCACCCATTCGCCAGCCTGCCGGCTCCTGCATTACAATCCCGCTCCAGCAGCACAACCCGACAACGCCGAAAAGGACTGCCATGCTCGATCCCCGACTCCTGCGCACCGAACTCGAGACCGTCGCGAGGCAACTGGCCCGGCGTGGTTACACCCTGGACACGGCAGCGCTGCAGGCGCTGGAGGCACGCCGCAAGGCGCTCCAGGTGCGGACCCAGGAATTGCAGGCTGAGCGCAATGCCCGCTCCAAGGGCATCGGCAAGGCCAAGGCGGCGGGCGCGGATATCGCACCGCTGCTGCAGGAGGTCGAGGGCCTGGGCGCGCAGCTCAAGGCGGCCGAGGACGCGCTGGCAGCGCTGCAGGAGGAGCTCAACGCCATCCTGCTGGAGATTCCCAACATACCGCACGACTCCGTTCCGGAGGGCAGGGGCGAGGAGGACAATCCCGAGCTCCGGCGCTGGGGCGAACCGACGGCCTTCGATTTCGAGCCGCAGGACCATGTCGACCTCGGCGAGCGGCTGGGCCTGCTGGATTTCGAGACCGCCGCGAAGCTCACCGGGTCGCGTTTCGCCGTGATCCAGGGTCTGCTCGCGCGGCTGCACCGTGCACTGATCCAGTTCATGCTCGACACCCATACCCGTGCGCACGGCTACCGCGAGGTATATGTTCCCTACCTGGTGAACGCCGATAGCCTGCGCGGCACCGGCCAGCTGCCCAAATTCGAGGCAGACCTGTTCCGCACCGCCGGCGAACAGGCGTACTACCTGATACCGACGGCGGAGGTGCCGGTCACGAATCTGGTGCGTGATGAAATCATCGACGCCGCCGCGTTGCCGCTGCGGTTGACCGCG
The window above is part of the Pseudomonadota bacterium genome. Proteins encoded here:
- the crcB gene encoding fluoride efflux transporter CrcB, producing MNQLLAIAAGGALGALLRYWTSVSVHGRFGTAFPWGTLTVNVLGSLLMGFLYIWLIERTAAAPALRAFLMIGLLGAFTTFSTFSIETLNLLETGQAGRALANVLVSVIVCIFAAGLGVFAARQL
- the serS gene encoding serine--tRNA ligase, translated to MLDPRLLRTELETVARQLARRGYTLDTAALQALEARRKALQVRTQELQAERNARSKGIGKAKAAGADIAPLLQEVEGLGAQLKAAEDALAALQEELNAILLEIPNIPHDSVPEGRGEEDNPELRRWGEPTAFDFEPQDHVDLGERLGLLDFETAAKLTGSRFAVIQGLLARLHRALIQFMLDTHTRAHGYREVYVPYLVNADSLRGTGQLPKFEADLFRTAGEQAYYLIPTAEVPVTNLVRDEIIDAAALPLRLTAHTPCFRSEAGSYGKDTRGMIRQHQFEKVEMVQLVRPQDSWAALEELTGHAEAILQQLELPYRVVALCTGDIGFSAAKTYDLEVWLPGQQKYREISSCSNFEAFQARRMQARWRNPETGKPELLHTLNGSGLAVGRTLVAVMENYQQADGSIRVPPVLRPYMGDVTVIGA
- a CDS encoding DUF190 domain-containing protein: MKQLDVIFVHVYLTEGEGRLTALLKCLHDEAKVRGVTVLRGISGFGRSGKLHSSSLLDMSLDLPLVVEFFDEPHKLERIMAHIGKEIEPGHVVSWPATLYV